One genomic segment of Theobroma cacao cultivar B97-61/B2 chromosome 6, Criollo_cocoa_genome_V2, whole genome shotgun sequence includes these proteins:
- the LOC18595774 gene encoding acyl-protein thioesterase 2 isoform X1: protein MSYSHHSMGSGSRTTRRSFDFGRTHVVRPKGKHQATIVWLHGLGDNGSSWSQLLESLPLPNIKWICPTAPTRPVALLGGFPCTAWFDVGELSEDGPDDWEGLDASAAHIANLLSTEPSDVKVGIGGFSMGAAMALYSATSCALGRYGNGNPYPINLTVVVGLSGWLPGSRGLRNKIEVSHEAARRAASLPILLSHGTCDDVVPFKFGEKSAHSLNIAGFQYLTFKTYEGIGHYTVPKEMDEVCNWLTARLGLEGSR from the exons ATGAGCTATTCACATCATTCCATGGGCTCTG GAAGTAGAACTACTAGAAGGTCATTTGACTTTGGAAGGACGCATGTGGTTCGACCAAAAGGGAAACACCAGGCAACTATAGTGTGGCTTCATGGACTCGGTGACAATGGCTCCAG CTGGTCCCAGCTCTTGGAAAGTCTTCCTCTTCCAAAT ATAAAATGGATTTGCCCAACTGCTCCAACTCGTCCTGTCGCTTTACTTGGGGGATTTCCTTGCACTGCAT GGTTTGATGTGGGTGAGCTTTCAGAAGATGGTCCGGATGATTGGGAGGGTTTAGATGCTTCAGCAGCACATATTGCAAACTTGTTGTCGACGGAGCCATCTGATG TTAAGGTGGGTATCGGAGGCTTTAGTATGGGTGCTGCGATGGCCCTTTACTCTGCAACTTCTTGTGCTCTGGGAAGGTATGGAAATGGCAACCCATACCCCATCAACCTAACGGTAGTTGTTGGACTAAGTGGATGGCTACCAGGTTCAAG GGGCTTAAGGAACAAAATAGAAGTATCACATGAAGCTGCAAGGCGCGCGGCATCCTTGCCAATTTTGCTCAGCCATGGAACTT GTGATGATGTTGTCCCCTTCAAATTCGGAGAAAAATCTGCCCATTCCTTGAATATAGCAGGATTTCAATACCTCACTTTTAAAACCTATGAGGG GATTGGTCATTACACAGTTCCTAAAGAGATGGATGAGGTCTGCAATTGGCTTACAGCAAGGCTGGGGCTTGAGGGGTCCCGCTAA
- the LOC18595774 gene encoding acyl-protein thioesterase 2 isoform X2, with translation MSYSHHSMGSGSRTTRRSFDFGRTHVVRPKGKHQATIVWLHGLGDNGSSWSQLLESLPLPNIKWICPTAPTRPVALLGGFPCTAWFDVGELSEDGPDDWEGLDASAAHIANLLSTEPSDVKVGIGGFSMGAAMALYSATSCALGRYGNGNPYPINLTVVVGLSGWLPGSRGLRNKIEVSHEAARRAASLPILLSHGTCDDVVPFKFGEKSAHSLNIAGFQYLTFKTYEGIIGFDLDVQDWSLHSS, from the exons ATGAGCTATTCACATCATTCCATGGGCTCTG GAAGTAGAACTACTAGAAGGTCATTTGACTTTGGAAGGACGCATGTGGTTCGACCAAAAGGGAAACACCAGGCAACTATAGTGTGGCTTCATGGACTCGGTGACAATGGCTCCAG CTGGTCCCAGCTCTTGGAAAGTCTTCCTCTTCCAAAT ATAAAATGGATTTGCCCAACTGCTCCAACTCGTCCTGTCGCTTTACTTGGGGGATTTCCTTGCACTGCAT GGTTTGATGTGGGTGAGCTTTCAGAAGATGGTCCGGATGATTGGGAGGGTTTAGATGCTTCAGCAGCACATATTGCAAACTTGTTGTCGACGGAGCCATCTGATG TTAAGGTGGGTATCGGAGGCTTTAGTATGGGTGCTGCGATGGCCCTTTACTCTGCAACTTCTTGTGCTCTGGGAAGGTATGGAAATGGCAACCCATACCCCATCAACCTAACGGTAGTTGTTGGACTAAGTGGATGGCTACCAGGTTCAAG GGGCTTAAGGAACAAAATAGAAGTATCACATGAAGCTGCAAGGCGCGCGGCATCCTTGCCAATTTTGCTCAGCCATGGAACTT GTGATGATGTTGTCCCCTTCAAATTCGGAGAAAAATCTGCCCATTCCTTGAATATAGCAGGATTTCAATACCTCACTTTTAAAACCTATGAGGG CATTattggttttgatttggatGTGCAGGATTGGTCATTACACAGTTCCTAA
- the LOC18595775 gene encoding cytochrome c oxidase subunit 5b-1, mitochondrial has translation MWRRLVTSQLKTLAAAPCRSAPRTAPLPFKSHISPSPSAAFLTHHFSTESADTAVKKRVEDIMPIATGHEREELAVELEGKKILEDVNYPEGPFGTKEAPAVIKSYYDKRIVGCPGGEGEDEHDVVWFWLEKGKPHECPVCSQYFVLEVVGPGGPPDGHGDDDHHH, from the exons ATGTGGAGAAGGTTAGTGACTTCACAGCTCAAAACCCTAGCCGCAGCTCCATGTCGATCCGCTCCTAGAACGGCGCCGCTTCCATtcaaatctcacatttctCCGTCCCCTTCCGCTGCTTTCCTCACTCACCACTTCTCCACCGAATCAG CGGATACTGCTGTGAAGAAGAGGGTTGAGGATATAATGCCTATCGCTACTGGTCACGAGCGCGAGGAGCTTGCTGTTGAGCTTGAG GGAAAGAAAATCCTTGAAGATGTAAACTATCCTGAAGGTCCTTTTGGCACAAAG GAAGCTCCTGCTGTCATCAAGTCCTACTATGACAAGAGAATAGTTGGATGCCCAGGAGGTGAAGGCG AGGATGAGCATGATGTTGTCTGGTTTTGGCTGGAGAAAGGCAAGCCACATGAGTGCCCAGTTTGCTCACAGTATTTCGTG CTGGAAGTTGTTGGCCCTGGGGGACCTCCTGATGGACATGGCGATGATGATCATCATCATTAA
- the LOC18595776 gene encoding (6-4)DNA photolyase isoform X1 yields the protein MKPSFFLLNSNMPSGSASLIWFRKGLRIHDNPALEYASRTSAFVYPLFVIDPHYMEPDPKAFSPGSTRAGISRIRFLLESLADLDLSLKKLGSRLLVLKGEPSEVLIRCLKEWDVKKICFEYDTDPYYQALDNKIKNYASLAGIEVFSPVSHTLFNPADIIEKNGGRPPLSYQSFLKLAGEPSWASSPLLVELSSVPPVGDVASFEISQVPTLKELGYVQNDQEELTPFRGGESEALRRLRESLSDKEWVANFEKPKGDPSAYIKPATTVLSPYLKFGCLSSRYFYQCLKDVYKNVKRHTSPPVSLVGQLLWREFFYTVAFGTPNFDKMNGNKICKQIPWNDDDELLAAWREARTGYPWIDAIMVQLREWGWMHHLARHCVACFLTRGDLFLHWEKGRDVFERLLIDSDWAINNGNWLWLSCSSFFYQYNRIYSPTSFGKKYDPHGDYIRHFLPILKDMPKEYIYEPWTAPLSVQNKAKCIIGRDYPKPVVSHDSASKECRRKMGEAYALNKKLNGVVSEDDVKSLRRRLDEDGGQEARGRRQRQKLIS from the exons ATGAAACCTTCATTCTTTCTTCTGAACTCAAACATGCCATCCGGGTCGGCTTCGTTAATATGGTTTCGAAAGGGGCTCCGGATCCACGACAACCCGGCTCTCGAGTATGCTTCAAGAACCTCCGCCTTTGTGTACCCTTTGTTCGTAATCGACCCTCACTACATGGAACCGGACCCAAAAGCTTTCTCTCCCGGGTCGACCCGTGCGGGCATAAGTCGGATCCGGTTCTTGCTGGAGAGCCTTGCGGACCTTGACCTAAGTTTGAAGAAACTGGGGTCGAGGTTGTTGGTGTTGAAGGGTGAGCCTAGTGAGGTTTTGATTCGCTGCTTAAAAGAG TGGGATGTGAAAAAGATTTGCTTTGAGTATGACACTGATCCATATTATCAAGCTTTGGATAACAAAATTAAG AATTATGCTTCTTTAGCTGGAATAGAGGTTTTCTCCCCGGTGAGTCATACACTCTTCAATCCTGCTGATATCATAGAGAAG AATGGGGGAAGGCCACCACTGAGTTATCAATCCTTTTTGAAGCTGGCTGGGGAACCCTCATGGGCATCATCCCCACTTTTGGTTGAGCTTTCTTCGGTTCCTCCTGTTGGGGATGTTGCAAGCTTTGAGATTTCACAAGTTCCAACACTAAAGGAACTTGGTTATGTGCAAAATGATCAG GAGGAATTGACTCCCTTTAGAGGTGGTGAATCAGAAGCATTAAGGAGGTTGAGGGAATCATTAAGTGACAAG GAATGGGTGGCCAACTTTGAGAAACCTAAGGGTGACCCTTCTGCATATATAAAGCCAGCAACAACTGTTCTATCACCTTACTTGAAA TTTGGTTGTCTTTCTTCCaggtacttttaccagtgccTTAAAGATGTCTATAAGAATGTCAAAAGGCATACATCACCACCAGTTTCCCTTGTTGGACAG TTGCTATGGCGAGAATTTTTCTACACTGTGGCGTTTGGAACTcctaattttgataaaatgaaTGGTAACAAAATATGCAAGCAG ATTCCATggaatgatgatgatgaactcctaGCTGCTTGGAGGGAAGCTAGAACAGGGTACCCTTGGATTGATGCCATCATGGTCCAG CTACGGGAGTGGGGTTGGATGCACCATCTTGCACGGCATTGTGTTGCATGTTTTCTAACTCGTGGAGATCTG TTTCTCCATTGGGAAAAAGGACGTGATGTCTTTGAGAGACTTCTGATTGATTCAGATTGGGCAATTAATAACGGGAATTGGCTATGGCTatcatgttcatcattctttTACCAG TACAACCGCATATATTCCCCTACATCATTTGGAAAGAAATATGATCCCCATGGTGATTATATTAGGCATTTTCTCCCCATACTGAAAG ACATGCCAAAGGAGTATATATATGAGCCTTGGACAGCTCCTCTAAGTGTTCAAAACAAAGCAAAGTGCATAATTGGAAGAGATTATCCAAAACCAG TGGTATCTCATGATTCCGCAAGCAAAGAATGCAGAAGGAAAATGGGGGAAGCTTATGCCCTCAACAAGAAATTGAATGGTGTGGTGAGTGAAGACGATGTAAAAAGCTTGAGAAGGAGATTGGATGAAGATGGAGGGCAGGAAGCCAGAGGTAGAAGGCAAAGACAAAAGCTGATCAGCTGA
- the LOC18595776 gene encoding (6-4)DNA photolyase isoform X2, with translation MKPSFFLLNSNMPSGSASLIWFRKGLRIHDNPALEYASRTSAFVYPLFVIDPHYMEPDPKAFSPGSTRAGISRIRFLLESLADLDLSLKKLGSRLLVLKGEPSEVLIRCLKEWDVKKICFEYDTDPYYQALDNKIKNYASLAGIEVFSPVSHTLFNPADIIEKNGGRPPLSYQSFLKLAGEPSWASSPLLVELSSVPPVGDVASFEISQVPTLKELGYVQNDQEELTPFRGGESEALRRLRESLSDKEWVANFEKPKGDPSAYIKPATTVLSPYLKFGCLSSRYFYQCLKDVYKNVKRHTSPPVSLVGQLLWREFFYTVAFGTPNFDKMNGNKICKQIPWNDDDELLAAWREARTGYPWIDAIMLREWGWMHHLARHCVACFLTRGDLFLHWEKGRDVFERLLIDSDWAINNGNWLWLSCSSFFYQYNRIYSPTSFGKKYDPHGDYIRHFLPILKDMPKEYIYEPWTAPLSVQNKAKCIIGRDYPKPVVSHDSASKECRRKMGEAYALNKKLNGVVSEDDVKSLRRRLDEDGGQEARGRRQRQKLIS, from the exons ATGAAACCTTCATTCTTTCTTCTGAACTCAAACATGCCATCCGGGTCGGCTTCGTTAATATGGTTTCGAAAGGGGCTCCGGATCCACGACAACCCGGCTCTCGAGTATGCTTCAAGAACCTCCGCCTTTGTGTACCCTTTGTTCGTAATCGACCCTCACTACATGGAACCGGACCCAAAAGCTTTCTCTCCCGGGTCGACCCGTGCGGGCATAAGTCGGATCCGGTTCTTGCTGGAGAGCCTTGCGGACCTTGACCTAAGTTTGAAGAAACTGGGGTCGAGGTTGTTGGTGTTGAAGGGTGAGCCTAGTGAGGTTTTGATTCGCTGCTTAAAAGAG TGGGATGTGAAAAAGATTTGCTTTGAGTATGACACTGATCCATATTATCAAGCTTTGGATAACAAAATTAAG AATTATGCTTCTTTAGCTGGAATAGAGGTTTTCTCCCCGGTGAGTCATACACTCTTCAATCCTGCTGATATCATAGAGAAG AATGGGGGAAGGCCACCACTGAGTTATCAATCCTTTTTGAAGCTGGCTGGGGAACCCTCATGGGCATCATCCCCACTTTTGGTTGAGCTTTCTTCGGTTCCTCCTGTTGGGGATGTTGCAAGCTTTGAGATTTCACAAGTTCCAACACTAAAGGAACTTGGTTATGTGCAAAATGATCAG GAGGAATTGACTCCCTTTAGAGGTGGTGAATCAGAAGCATTAAGGAGGTTGAGGGAATCATTAAGTGACAAG GAATGGGTGGCCAACTTTGAGAAACCTAAGGGTGACCCTTCTGCATATATAAAGCCAGCAACAACTGTTCTATCACCTTACTTGAAA TTTGGTTGTCTTTCTTCCaggtacttttaccagtgccTTAAAGATGTCTATAAGAATGTCAAAAGGCATACATCACCACCAGTTTCCCTTGTTGGACAG TTGCTATGGCGAGAATTTTTCTACACTGTGGCGTTTGGAACTcctaattttgataaaatgaaTGGTAACAAAATATGCAAGCAG ATTCCATggaatgatgatgatgaactcctaGCTGCTTGGAGGGAAGCTAGAACAGGGTACCCTTGGATTGATGCCATCATG CTACGGGAGTGGGGTTGGATGCACCATCTTGCACGGCATTGTGTTGCATGTTTTCTAACTCGTGGAGATCTG TTTCTCCATTGGGAAAAAGGACGTGATGTCTTTGAGAGACTTCTGATTGATTCAGATTGGGCAATTAATAACGGGAATTGGCTATGGCTatcatgttcatcattctttTACCAG TACAACCGCATATATTCCCCTACATCATTTGGAAAGAAATATGATCCCCATGGTGATTATATTAGGCATTTTCTCCCCATACTGAAAG ACATGCCAAAGGAGTATATATATGAGCCTTGGACAGCTCCTCTAAGTGTTCAAAACAAAGCAAAGTGCATAATTGGAAGAGATTATCCAAAACCAG TGGTATCTCATGATTCCGCAAGCAAAGAATGCAGAAGGAAAATGGGGGAAGCTTATGCCCTCAACAAGAAATTGAATGGTGTGGTGAGTGAAGACGATGTAAAAAGCTTGAGAAGGAGATTGGATGAAGATGGAGGGCAGGAAGCCAGAGGTAGAAGGCAAAGACAAAAGCTGATCAGCTGA